A single genomic interval of Paracoccus contaminans harbors:
- a CDS encoding CBS domain-containing protein codes for MTNESQTRRGADQAADPAAVQPPASWADGTGSEGRDLPLLRGFLGRILKSLAPAGAAGDDEPPDSMMEAATSAAAPSILNLRRKTVDDVAVTKTDIVAVPVTVSLPELVEVFREHGYSRLPVFRGDLDQPLGLVLFKDLAMKHGFAAKGPVPRFALRPLLRPLLYVPGSMPIGALLQQMQQKRIHMALVIDEYGGVDGLVTLEDLVEQVIGAIDDEHDEGEEGLWVKERPGQWLILSRAPIAQVEQEIGVKLVSGIYEEEIDTLGGLIFMLAGRVPAQGEIVTDDSGVQFEIIDADARRIKRVRARLPDMEPPKAG; via the coding sequence GTGACGAACGAATCACAGACACGCCGCGGGGCCGATCAGGCCGCCGATCCCGCTGCGGTCCAGCCCCCTGCCAGTTGGGCCGATGGCACCGGCAGCGAGGGACGCGATCTGCCCCTTTTGCGCGGCTTTCTGGGGCGCATCCTGAAAAGCCTGGCCCCGGCGGGTGCGGCAGGCGACGACGAGCCCCCCGATTCGATGATGGAGGCCGCGACATCCGCCGCCGCACCCTCGATCCTCAACCTGCGGCGCAAGACGGTCGATGATGTCGCGGTGACCAAGACCGACATCGTTGCCGTGCCGGTGACGGTCAGTCTGCCTGAGCTGGTCGAGGTGTTCCGCGAGCACGGCTATTCGCGCCTGCCGGTGTTCCGGGGTGATCTGGACCAGCCGCTGGGCCTTGTGCTGTTCAAGGATCTGGCGATGAAGCACGGCTTTGCGGCCAAGGGCCCGGTGCCGCGATTCGCGCTGCGCCCGCTGCTCAGGCCGCTGCTGTATGTGCCGGGGTCCATGCCGATCGGCGCGCTGCTCCAGCAGATGCAGCAAAAGCGCATCCACATGGCGCTGGTCATCGACGAATATGGCGGCGTGGACGGGCTGGTGACGCTCGAGGATCTGGTCGAACAGGTCATCGGCGCCATCGACGATGAACATGACGAAGGCGAGGAAGGGCTGTGGGTCAAGGAACGGCCCGGCCAGTGGCTGATCCTGTCGCGCGCGCCCATCGCGCAGGTGGAACAGGAAATCGGCGTCAAGCTCGTCTCAGGGATCTACGAGGAAGAAATCGACACGCTGGGCGGCCTGATCTTCATGCTCGCTGGCCGCGTCCCTGCCCAGGGTGAGATTGTGACCGACGACAGCGGCGTGCAGTTCGAGATCATTGACGCCGATGCACGCCGCATCAAGCGCGTGCGCGCCCGGCTGCCCGACATGGAACCGCCCAAGGCCGGATAG
- a CDS encoding MlaE family ABC transporter permease, translating to MIRAPIRAVGRVAIALVAGVGRAAIFAARALASPGFRPVLLAEQLLRIGWLSLPVVGLTALFTGAALALQINAGGERFQAGDVVPAVVAIGMVRELGPVLGGLMVAARVASSIAAEIGSMRVSEQIDALVTLSTDPVGWLVTPRLWAAILSVPLLVGVGDAIGIMGGWLVGTSTLGFTSQAYLASSWAYLESWDVLSGLVKGAAFGAIVALCGCWFGLHAGRGAEGVGRAATSAVVAASVAILAANFAMTGLFFT from the coding sequence ATGATCCGCGCCCCGATCCGGGCAGTCGGGCGGGTGGCGATCGCGCTGGTCGCGGGGGTCGGGCGCGCCGCGATCTTTGCCGCGCGGGCGCTGGCCAGCCCCGGCTTTCGCCCCGTCCTGCTGGCCGAACAGCTTTTGCGAATCGGCTGGCTGTCGCTGCCCGTCGTGGGGCTGACCGCCCTGTTCACGGGTGCCGCCCTTGCCCTCCAGATCAATGCGGGGGGCGAGCGCTTTCAGGCCGGCGATGTTGTTCCGGCTGTCGTGGCCATAGGCATGGTGCGCGAACTCGGCCCCGTGCTGGGCGGGCTGATGGTGGCGGCGCGCGTTGCCTCGTCGATCGCGGCCGAGATCGGCTCGATGCGGGTGAGCGAGCAGATCGATGCGCTGGTGACGCTGTCGACCGATCCTGTCGGCTGGCTGGTCACGCCACGGCTGTGGGCGGCGATCCTGTCGGTGCCGCTGCTGGTCGGGGTCGGCGACGCCATCGGGATCATGGGCGGCTGGCTGGTCGGCACCAGCACGCTTGGCTTTACCTCGCAGGCCTATCTGGCCAGTTCCTGGGCCTATCTGGAAAGCTGGGACGTGCTGTCGGGGCTGGTCAAGGGCGCGGCCTTCGGCGCCATCGTGGCGCTGTGCGGCTGCTGGTTCGGCCTGCATGCGGGCCGGGGGGCCGAAGGGGTGGGGCGCGCCGCCACCAGCGCGGTGGTCGCCGCATCGGTGGCCATCCTTGCGGCGAACTTTGCCATGACGGGGCTGTTTTTCACATGA
- the alr gene encoding alanine racemase encodes MGLTIDLAALAANWRALAARAPGARPGAVVKADAYGLGAAQVAPALHAAGARDFFVAQAAEGRAIRPLLPGDARIFVLSGHMPGEGLDGLIPVLNSAPQFFRDRALRPRGDFAIQLDTGMNRLGLEPAEWAAIRAEALAAPTSAGRGPSLVMSHLACADEPGHPANAAQLRAFRAMTEGVSAPLSLSATGGVLLGRDYHFCVTRPGIGLYGGEPFADARPVVTLSLDVIQARWVDPGETVGYGCAWTAPRRSRIATLSAGYADGLLRALGGKPVMLWAAGAAAPMVGRVSMDLITVDVTDLPELPDEMEIINAAQGVDALAALAGTIGYEILTALGPRYRRDYLPG; translated from the coding sequence ATGGGACTGACGATCGATCTTGCGGCGCTGGCCGCGAACTGGCGGGCGCTGGCCGCCCGCGCCCCTGGCGCTCGGCCGGGCGCGGTGGTCAAGGCCGATGCCTACGGCCTGGGCGCGGCGCAGGTCGCGCCGGCGCTGCATGCCGCAGGCGCACGGGATTTCTTTGTCGCCCAGGCCGCCGAGGGGCGGGCCATCCGGCCGCTGCTGCCGGGCGATGCCCGCATCTTCGTGCTGTCGGGGCACATGCCGGGCGAGGGGCTGGACGGGCTGATCCCGGTGCTCAACAGTGCCCCGCAGTTCTTTCGCGATCGCGCGCTGCGACCGCGCGGCGATTTTGCGATCCAGCTTGACACCGGCATGAACCGGCTGGGCCTTGAGCCGGCCGAATGGGCGGCGATCCGGGCCGAGGCGCTGGCCGCCCCCACATCGGCCGGGCGCGGCCCTTCGCTGGTCATGTCGCATCTGGCCTGCGCGGATGAGCCGGGCCATCCGGCCAATGCCGCGCAGCTGCGGGCCTTCCGCGCGATGACGGAAGGGGTATCCGCGCCACTGTCGCTGTCGGCCACGGGGGGCGTGCTGCTGGGGCGCGACTATCACTTTTGCGTGACCCGCCCCGGCATCGGTCTTTATGGCGGTGAGCCTTTCGCAGACGCGCGCCCCGTGGTCACGCTTTCGCTTGATGTCATTCAGGCGCGCTGGGTCGATCCGGGCGAGACGGTCGGTTACGGCTGCGCCTGGACCGCGCCGCGCCGCTCGCGCATCGCCACGCTTTCGGCGGGTTATGCCGACGGGCTGCTGCGGGCGCTGGGGGGCAAGCCGGTGATGCTGTGGGCCGCAGGGGCCGCGGCGCCGATGGTCGGGCGGGTATCGATGGATCTGATCACCGTGGACGTGACCGATCTGCCGGAGCTGCCGGACGAAATGGAAATCATCAATGCCGCGCAGGGCGTCGATGCGCTGGCGGCTCTGGCCGGGACGATCGGCTACGAGATCCTGACCGCGCTCGGCCCGCGCTATCGGCGCGACTATCTGCCGGGGTAG
- a CDS encoding DUF6497 family protein: MIPISAAILSAAATAALAAEPARTLIPVPSGAEVWLQEELTDTVPGMGLVQRFRFVMPALAELVPEAGSADASDSVPPEMLDETAPDDAPLTPSEQAELDEALGDLVVSAVPDAGAAPLDEAGGELSLSPALPGDGDGAHAPLPSQLSPPDSPPPGSDQPSDSEATGDLAAAGPALPAAPDILMQDPVHRDIVWLCEHYALPRLAAMSPRPSQVVISMASAPSPFGNFDPAVVQLFEGFSIPRNRDACIWEPL; the protein is encoded by the coding sequence GTGATCCCGATCTCGGCCGCAATCCTGTCCGCTGCGGCCACGGCTGCGCTTGCGGCCGAGCCGGCGCGCACCCTGATCCCCGTCCCCTCGGGGGCCGAGGTGTGGCTGCAGGAGGAACTGACCGACACGGTGCCGGGCATGGGGCTGGTCCAGCGGTTCCGCTTTGTCATGCCAGCCTTGGCCGAGCTTGTGCCAGAAGCGGGCAGCGCCGATGCCTCGGACAGCGTGCCGCCCGAAATGCTGGACGAAACCGCGCCCGATGATGCGCCGCTGACCCCTTCCGAGCAGGCCGAGCTGGACGAGGCGCTGGGCGATCTGGTCGTATCGGCGGTGCCCGATGCCGGAGCGGCGCCCCTGGACGAGGCCGGGGGCGAATTGTCGCTTTCCCCTGCCCTTCCGGGCGACGGCGACGGGGCGCATGCGCCGCTGCCCTCCCAGCTGTCCCCGCCCGACAGCCCGCCGCCCGGATCGGATCAGCCGTCCGACAGCGAGGCAACGGGCGATCTTGCCGCCGCCGGGCCTGCGCTGCCGGCCGCGCCCGACATTCTGATGCAGGATCCCGTTCACCGCGACATCGTGTGGCTGTGCGAACATTATGCGCTGCCGCGCCTGGCCGCGATGTCGCCGCGCCCGTCGCAGGTCGTGATCTCCATGGCCTCGGCCCCCAGCCCCTTCGGCAACTTCGATCCGGCCGTGGTGCAACTGTTCGAAGGCTTTTCCATCCCCCGTAACCGCGATGCCTGCATATGGGAGCCGCTTTGA
- a CDS encoding ABC transporter ATP-binding protein, whose product MSVPVIEARGLVKSFAGRRVLDGLDLTARQGESLVIIGGSGTGKSVLLRCILGLDQPDAGAVRLNGAPAGRAARAAFLRDFGMLFQNAALFDSLPVWRNVAFRLLEAMPRAAARARALDKLSRVGLGPEIADRMPAELSGGMRKRVGLARAIAADPRVIFFDEPTTGLDPRRAAGINRLIRSIVTETGATAVTITHDMTSVRAIADRVAMLAEGRIVWQGTVAQMDDAADERLRAFVEGHPLD is encoded by the coding sequence ATGAGCGTCCCGGTCATCGAGGCGCGGGGGCTGGTCAAGTCATTTGCGGGGCGGCGGGTGCTGGACGGGCTGGACCTGACGGCCCGGCAGGGGGAAAGCCTTGTCATCATCGGCGGCTCGGGCACCGGCAAGTCGGTGCTGCTGCGATGCATCCTGGGGCTGGACCAGCCCGATGCCGGCGCGGTGCGCCTGAACGGCGCGCCGGCCGGGCGCGCGGCCAGGGCCGCGTTCCTGCGCGATTTCGGGATGCTGTTCCAGAACGCCGCCCTGTTCGACAGCCTGCCTGTCTGGCGCAATGTCGCCTTTCGCCTGCTGGAGGCCATGCCGCGCGCGGCCGCGCGCGCGCGCGCGCTGGACAAGCTGTCCCGCGTCGGCCTTGGTCCCGAGATCGCCGACCGGATGCCGGCCGAGCTGTCGGGCGGAATGCGCAAGCGCGTCGGCCTGGCCCGCGCCATCGCCGCTGATCCGCGGGTGATCTTTTTCGACGAGCCGACGACCGGGCTTGATCCCCGCCGGGCCGCTGGCATCAACCGCCTGATCCGCAGCATCGTCACCGAGACGGGCGCAACCGCAGTCACCATCACCCATGACATGACCAGCGTGCGCGCCATCGCCGACCGGGTGGCCATGCTGGCCGAGGGGCGCATCGTCTGGCAGGGCACCGTCGCGCAGATGGACGATGCCGCCGATGAACGGCTGCGCGCCTTTGTCGAGGGGCACCCGCTTGACTGA
- a CDS encoding PhoH family protein, giving the protein MALSPTTSSASSSAGAAGETLLEFPDNRLLIALCGPHDRHLARIEQAMGVHVLRRGNLLAVVGPAEAQEDAARILRGLYGRLEQGRPVELAEVDAALRMGLQPETVAASPAEQLEMFRHGPIELRTRKKAVEPRTEAQKDYVRALFANELAFGIGPAGTGKTYLAVAVGVTMLIGGHVDRIVLSRPAVEAGERLGFLPGDMKDKVDPYMQPLYDALNDFLPAKQMQKLIEEKRIEIAPLAFMRGRTLSNAFVVLDEAQNATTMQMKMFLTRLGEGSRMVVTGDRTQVDLPRGVQSGLRDAERILAGVPGISFSYFTASDVVRHPLVARIIHAYDAAGEAAHGREASAAGGATQGAAPGQDRAAPGPEAPQ; this is encoded by the coding sequence TTGGCTCTCAGCCCGACGACATCCTCCGCCTCCTCCTCTGCCGGTGCCGCTGGCGAGACATTGCTGGAATTTCCCGACAACCGCCTTCTGATCGCACTCTGCGGTCCCCATGATCGCCATCTTGCGCGGATCGAGCAGGCCATGGGCGTCCATGTCCTGCGGCGCGGGAACCTGCTGGCGGTTGTCGGCCCGGCCGAGGCCCAGGAGGATGCCGCCCGCATTCTGCGCGGTCTTTACGGCAGGCTGGAACAGGGCCGCCCGGTCGAGCTGGCCGAGGTCGATGCGGCGCTGCGGATGGGCCTTCAGCCCGAAACGGTGGCCGCCAGCCCCGCCGAGCAGCTTGAGATGTTCCGCCACGGGCCGATCGAGCTGCGCACCCGCAAGAAGGCGGTCGAGCCGCGCACCGAGGCGCAGAAGGATTATGTCCGCGCCCTGTTTGCCAACGAGCTGGCCTTCGGCATCGGCCCGGCGGGCACGGGCAAGACCTATCTGGCCGTCGCCGTGGGCGTGACCATGCTGATCGGCGGACATGTGGACAGGATCGTCCTGTCGCGCCCCGCGGTCGAGGCGGGCGAGCGGCTGGGCTTTCTGCCGGGCGACATGAAGGACAAGGTCGATCCCTACATGCAGCCGCTGTATGATGCGCTGAACGATTTTCTGCCCGCCAAGCAGATGCAGAAGCTGATCGAGGAAAAACGCATCGAGATCGCGCCGCTCGCCTTCATGCGCGGGCGCACCCTGTCGAACGCCTTTGTCGTGCTGGACGAGGCGCAGAACGCCACCACCATGCAGATGAAGATGTTCCTGACCCGTCTGGGCGAAGGCTCGCGCATGGTCGTCACGGGGGACCGGACGCAGGTGGACCTGCCGCGCGGCGTGCAGTCGGGCCTGCGCGATGCGGAACGCATCCTTGCCGGCGTGCCCGGCATCTCGTTCAGCTATTTCACCGCGTCCGACGTGGTGCGCCACCCGCTGGTCGCCCGGATCATCCACGCCTATGACGCCGCGGGCGAGGCGGCCCATGGGCGCGAGGCCAGCGCAGCGGGGGGCGCAACGCAGGGGGCCGCGCCGGGGCAGGACCGGGCTGCCCCCGGCCCCGAGGCGCCGCAATGA
- a CDS encoding acyl-CoA carboxylase subunit beta codes for MKDINGQLEERRMQARLGGGQRRIDAQHARGKLTARERLDVLLDEGSFEEFDMFVRHRSTDFGMEDDRPYGDGVVTGWGTINGRMVYVFSQDFTVFGGSLSETHAQKICKIMDMAMQNGAPVIGLNDSGGARIQEGVASLAGYADVFQRNVLASGVIPQISVIMGPCAGGAVYSPAMTDFIFMVKDTSYMFVTGPDVVKTVTNEVVTAEQLGGASTHTRKSSVADGAFENDVEALVEIRRLFDFLPLSNREKAPTRPFFDDPARIEESLDTLVPDNPNQPYDMQELIAKIADEGDFYEIQRDFAGNIIIGFVRIEGQTVGVVANQPMVLAGVLDIDSSRKAARFVRFCDAFNIPILTLVDVPGFLPGTAQEYGGVIKHGAKLLFAYGEATVPKVTVITRKAYGGAYDVMASKHLRGDFNYAWPTAEIAVMGAKGAVEILYRGELGDAEKIAARTRDYEERFANPFVAAEKGFIDEVIQPRSTRRRVARALAGLRGKQMSNPWKKHDNIPL; via the coding sequence ATGAAGGACATCAACGGACAGCTCGAAGAACGGCGCATGCAGGCGCGCCTTGGCGGCGGGCAGCGGCGCATCGACGCACAGCACGCGCGCGGCAAGCTGACGGCGCGCGAAAGGCTGGACGTGCTGCTGGACGAGGGGTCCTTCGAAGAGTTCGACATGTTCGTGCGCCATCGCTCGACCGATTTCGGGATGGAGGACGACCGCCCCTATGGCGACGGCGTCGTGACCGGCTGGGGCACGATCAACGGCCGCATGGTTTATGTCTTCAGCCAGGATTTCACCGTCTTCGGCGGCAGCCTGTCGGAAACCCATGCGCAGAAGATCTGCAAGATCATGGACATGGCGATGCAGAACGGGGCGCCTGTCATCGGTCTGAATGATTCGGGCGGCGCCCGCATCCAGGAAGGCGTCGCCAGCCTTGCGGGCTATGCCGACGTGTTCCAGCGCAATGTCCTTGCCTCGGGCGTGATCCCGCAGATTTCCGTCATCATGGGCCCCTGCGCGGGCGGCGCGGTCTATTCGCCGGCCATGACCGACTTCATCTTCATGGTTAAGGATACCTCCTACATGTTCGTGACCGGCCCGGACGTGGTCAAGACGGTGACGAACGAGGTGGTGACGGCCGAACAGCTGGGCGGCGCATCGACCCATACCAGGAAATCCTCGGTCGCCGACGGCGCCTTTGAAAACGATGTCGAGGCGCTGGTCGAAATCCGGCGGCTGTTCGATTTCCTGCCCCTGTCCAACCGCGAAAAGGCGCCGACGCGCCCCTTCTTCGACGATCCCGCGCGGATCGAGGAATCGCTCGACACGCTGGTTCCCGACAATCCCAACCAGCCCTATGACATGCAGGAGCTGATCGCCAAGATTGCTGACGAGGGGGATTTCTACGAAATCCAGCGCGATTTCGCCGGCAACATCATCATCGGCTTTGTCCGGATCGAAGGCCAGACGGTCGGCGTGGTCGCCAACCAGCCGATGGTGCTGGCAGGGGTGCTGGACATCGATTCCAGCCGCAAGGCCGCGCGCTTCGTGCGGTTCTGCGACGCCTTCAACATCCCGATCCTGACGTTGGTGGACGTGCCCGGCTTTCTGCCCGGCACGGCGCAGGAATATGGCGGCGTCATCAAGCACGGGGCGAAACTTCTGTTCGCCTATGGCGAGGCGACGGTGCCCAAGGTCACGGTCATTACCCGCAAGGCCTATGGCGGGGCCTATGATGTCATGGCCTCCAAGCATCTGCGGGGCGATTTCAACTATGCCTGGCCGACCGCGGAAATCGCCGTCATGGGCGCCAAGGGCGCGGTCGAGATCCTGTATCGGGGCGAGTTGGGCGATGCCGAAAAGATCGCGGCGCGCACCAGGGATTACGAGGAACGTTTCGCCAATCCCTTCGTCGCCGCCGAAAAGGGCTTCATCGACGAGGTGATCCAGCCCCGATCGACCCGCCGGCGCGTGGCGCGCGCGCTTGCCGGCCTGCGCGGCAAGCAGATGTCGAACCCCTGGAAGAAGCACGACAATATCCCGCTCTAG
- the ybeY gene encoding rRNA maturation RNase YbeY has product MPPASAGLGTVSDPVDLVIEDERWLDADLGGIAARAAQATVRHLGIDPVEIVVMGCDDARISALNEHFRGKPRPTNVLSWPAVEPPPRPPGAVPVPPEGELGDIAISYDTCAAEAAAQGKPFADHVTHLVVHAILHLAGYDHEADADAETMEDAERSILAGLGIPDPYREIRS; this is encoded by the coding sequence ATGCCGCCCGCCTCCGCCGGCTTGGGGACTGTCTCGGACCCTGTCGATCTGGTGATCGAGGATGAACGCTGGCTTGACGCCGATCTGGGCGGCATCGCCGCGCGGGCGGCGCAGGCCACGGTCAGGCATCTTGGCATCGACCCGGTCGAGATCGTCGTCATGGGCTGCGACGATGCCCGCATCAGCGCCCTGAACGAACATTTCCGCGGCAAGCCGCGCCCGACCAATGTGCTCAGTTGGCCCGCGGTCGAGCCGCCCCCCCGCCCGCCGGGCGCCGTCCCTGTCCCGCCCGAGGGCGAGCTGGGCGACATCGCGATCAGCTATGACACCTGCGCGGCCGAAGCCGCCGCGCAGGGAAAGCCCTTTGCCGATCACGTCACGCATCTTGTGGTTCACGCGATCCTGCATCTGGCCGGTTATGACCACGAAGCCGACGCCGACGCCGAGACCATGGAGGATGCCGAGCGTTCGATCCTTGCCGGGCTGGGCATCCCCGATCCCTATCGCGAGATCCGATCGTGA